In Anomalospiza imberbis isolate Cuckoo-Finch-1a 21T00152 chromosome 10, ASM3175350v1, whole genome shotgun sequence, the DNA window TCTCAGGCCATGAGGTAACCAATCAAGACATGAAGAAGCTACTGCTCCTTCCCTACATTATCCACAAAACAGTTCATTTGCTCCGATGGAAAAAACTCTGAGGAATACAAACACAGCCAGCTCAGAACCCCAATTTTAAGAGGTTTGCACTTGATCCAGTAAAAGCTCTCAGAAATGCATTAGGGACAAGTACAATGTGTGTTGCTGTCAGATCAGTGGGTAGGGGAAGAAAGACCAAGACCAGATGTTTTTCCAGCAAGGGAGTTGGATTCAAGAGAGGGTACTAGGGCACGGCTGGCTTTAGGTCACAGGGAAGGATACAGCAGCCTTGGTACAGTATGTAGGTGCTTACCTAGGAATCAGAGCTTTTGCTTCCTCAGCTGTCTCAGGACACAAGTTAGCCAAACATGCCAGTTCAAACTTATGGAGCTTCTTCTGCAGCAGTAAGCTGTAAGGAAAGACAACAATTTGATGGAATTACAGGACAGAAACATAAAGGGGCTTAAACTGAAACAAATGTTTATCTTTTTGCACACTGGTTTTGgcactgaagtaatttttttcatgagAAAAGACTCATTATATAAATGcacagaggaagaaataaaatcctACCTGCTAACTCCACTTCCCCTGAATTATTCTGCAACGTCTAGAAAATCCTCCCATTTAATGCAATCAGCTGtcagtgaaatactgaaaaCAAAGCAGTTCAGAAGGCTTGACCTGGACAAAGCACAACCCTCCATCAAGAACTTCTTGCCTCATTGGGAAGCCAAAAGACTCAGAATTAAAGAACAAATCACCAACACCACTAAGACGTACGTTTGTAAAGCAGGACCAGTATGAGGGATCCAATTCTCTGACACGGTTTTTGTTACACCCTGACTTTCCCACTCACCTGCGCACGCTGGCGATGGTTTCGCGGTTTTTGAAGCGGCTGAAGCGTGCTGTGTAGTTCAAGGTTTTCATGAAGacttctgacagctcctgctcatCCTCCGCGCTCTCGTTCTGCTGCTTGCGGTGCTCGAGCAG includes these proteins:
- the POLR2D gene encoding DNA-directed RNA polymerase II subunit RPB4, which produces MAAGGSDPRTADVEEDASQLVFPKEFETAETLLNSEVHMLLEHRKQQNESAEDEQELSEVFMKTLNYTARFSRFKNRETIASVRSLLLQKKLHKFELACLANLCPETAEEAKALIPSLEGRFEDEELQQILDDIQTKRSFQY